In Desulfosoma sp., the genomic stretch TATACATCAACAGCCTTTGCGGCGGGCAAGGCGTGTGCGGCAAATGCCGCTTAAAGGTCGTCCAGGGTTCGGTGGATTTTTCCAGCAAGGGTGTGGGATTTCTTGACCGCAAGGAAGTGGATGCGGGCTATGTGCTGGCCTGCCAAGCCAAGCTCGTGGACCAAGATCTGGAAGTGTGGATTCCTCCGGAATCCCGGCAAGAAGAAGAACAGATTCTCATGGTTGACCATATCGTTCAGTACACGGCACCGGAAGTGCTCGAAGAACATGGTCTTTCCCCTTCCCCTTTCATTCCATACTTCAATCCCTTGTGCAGCAAGATTTTTCTCCAGCTTCCCGAACCTTCTCTGAAAGACAACCTTTCCGACTTGGAAAGAATTTATCGAGAACTGAACAGAAAGTATCCCGACGTCAAATGGGAGGCTGACTTCAGCTGTCTCAAGAATCTGGCGCGACTTCTTCGGGAAAACAAATGGCAGGTGACGGCTCTCGCCCATATGTTGGATCCTCACTGCTACCATCTTCGGGCGCTGGAGCCCGGGGACACAAGCCGACGAAGTTACGGTGTGGCCATCGATGTGGGCACGACCACCATCGTGACACAACTGGTGGATCTGAGAACCGGGCAGATCAGGGCCGTGGAAGCCAGCCATAACCAGCAGGCCCGTTATGGAGAAGACGTGATTTCTCGAATGGTTTTTGCCTGTGGTCGCGGCGGTATCGATCCTTTGAAGAATGCCGTTGTCACCACCATCAATTCCCTGGTCCATTCCCTGGTGACGGCGGCAGGGATCTCCCATGCCGATATCATTGCTTTTGTGGCGGCGGGAAACACCACCATGACCCATCTTTTGCTCGGGTTGGAACCCTGTACCATTCGGCTGGAACCCTATATTCCGACGGCAGCGCGTTTTCCATGGGTTCGAGCCGCCGATGTAGGGCTTGTGGGTCATCCTGAAGCCATGCTCCATTGTATGCCATGTGTCAGCAGTTATGTGGGAGGCGATATCACGGCAGGGGTTTTGGCCTGCGGCATGAACGACAAGCCGGAATTAAGCGCTCTCATTGACATCGGCACCAATGGCGAGATTGTTATTGGCAATAACGAATGGCTTGTGTGCTGTTCGGCCTCCGCAGGGCCTGCTTTTGAAGGCGGCGGCACCAAGTGCGGCATGCGAGCCACTAAAGGCGCCATTCAAAAGGTTCGAATTCATGGCCATGAGGTGAGTTACGAAACCGTGGGAGGTGGCAGAGCCAAAGGGATTTGCGGCTCCGGGCTTATCGATCTCATGGCGGAACTGGTGGCCGAAGGGATCATCGATCAAAGTGGCAAATTTATTCGCTTCGATCATCCCCACGTTCAGGTGGTGGACGGTGTGCCCGAATTTGTGGTGGCCTTCCCTCACGAAAGTGAAACGGCGGAGGCCGTGGCCATAACCCAGGACGACATCGGCAACCTCATGAAAAGCAAAGCCGCCGTTTTGGCTGCTATGAAGATCCTGCTGGAAAATCTTGGAATGCGTTTCGTTGACTTGGAACGCATCTATGTGGCCGGTGGTTTTGGAGCTCACCTTGATATTCAGAAATCCATTCGCATTGGACTCCTGCCCGATGTTCCATTGGATCGTGTGCAATTTATCGGAAACAGTTCTGTGGCCGGAGCCCGCCAATGCCTATTGTCCACGCATGCCTTTCGAAAAGCCGGAGCCATCGCCAGGCAGATGACCTATTTCGAATTATCCGTGCATCCAGGCTTCATGAACGAATTCATCGCCGCGTTGTTTCTGCCTCACACGGACATGGAACTGTTCCCCTCGGTCAAGACCATGTTGGCTGAACGTAGAAAAGCCGTTGCTGCGGGACTGTGAATAACGGCGGCGGACATGGGAAAGGTGTCTTTTCATGGCTTATTGCAGATTTCATCCGGATCGAGAGGCTGTTGTTCGGTGTGAAAAGTTCGAGTACGGCTACTGTCAAGAGTGTGTGGAGGCTTGTACGGCCTGTACGGATCCGGAACTCTACTGCAGGCATCGAACAGCTTGCATCATCTGGGAACTATGCCGACGGGAAGTCAAGAGACGTCGTCGGCATAACACGGACTCCATCTCTGACGGAGCCTCCGTGTGTTCCGGACCCTGAGGCATAATGAAAGCTTGTTTTTTCCTGGAAGTGCGGGCCGTCCCGCCTGCAAAAAGAACCGGGTCAGAGGCTTGCGCTCCCAGGAAAAACAAAGGGCGTGGAACGTAGGGGCACGGCGCGCCGTACCCTTACGTCGTGGTCTGGTTCATTTTAAATTTTCGGACAAGCTCCTCGACTTTCCTCGAAGGCTTTTAATGAGATGCGGGTGTTTTCACAATGATGGGCTTCTCGTTTTCCACAGCGGCAATCTTTTCCGCCGCCTTCTGAGCTTCACCCTGGGACGCAAAAGGGGCGACACGCACGGCATACAGCGGCCCGAGTTTGGGGTGATTGAAAGGGCTGATCTGAGGAGTAAAGCCCATTTTCTTGAGTCTTTCCAGAGCTTCTTGAGCGTTTTCCTTTTTGGAATAAGCACCTACCTGAACGGCGTAGATCCAGCTGGAAGCCGGGACTCGAGCCTCGGGAGGTTTTGGCGGCATGGAGGCCGGCGTTTGAGGTTGGCTTGGCGTTTTTACGGCGCTTTCCGAAACCGGTGGGCTCGTGGTGGTTTTTGATGACTTACCTTGCACGGAAACCATCGGAGAACCGTCTGACCCTGAAGGCGGCGGACTTATGGCAGGTGTTCCCTGCCCTGACGTCTTGGTCTCAGGCTCCGGTGAAGAAGCTGTCACCTCAGGCTTTGGCATCTCAGACGTGACCACCTTTTCCAGGCTCACGACCTGAGGCTGCGGAACGGTCGTTTTGGGAATCTCCTTATAAACTATCGGTTTTCCGGCATCTTTATCGTCGCCGATAGGGGGCTGCGCGTTTTGTCGCCAGATCAGAGACAACAGCAGCACAAAGACCACGCCGATGGACAAAGCGATAAAAATGCGTCCCAGCAGCACCTTTGGAGCCATCGAGCTGTTCTGTCGCATGCCGGCCTTGGGCACAAAAACACTCTTTTTTGGCATGGGATCACCTCATGGATCGGGCCTTTTCCATAGCCCTGGCCAGGCCCGGGAAAGCTCCTTCAATGGTTTGGTCATCCACGCAATAGGCGAGCCGGAAATAACCCGGGCCCCCGAAACCACTGCCGGGAACGGCAAGAATCTTTTCTTCCACCAAGAGTTTCACAAAAGCCACATCATCCTGAAGCGGGCTTGCCGGGAAAAGGTAAAAGGCCCCTGGAGGCTCAAAGCAGGTGTAGCCTGCTCGTCTGAGTCCATCGAGAAGCCTGTCCCGTTTGGCACGGTAGAGAGCCACATCCACCGATTCTTCCAAAAGATCGGGAAGGATCCATTGCATCAAAGCCGGAGCATTCACAAAACCCAGGATTCGGTTGGCGAGAATCATCGCTCCCTGCAAAGCGGCTTGATCGTCGGCCTCCGGATGTAAGGCCACGTAACCGATGCGTTCACCCGGCAGTGACAGGTCTTTGGAAAAGGATGTGGCGATGAGAGCGTTTTCGTAACACTGAAAGAGGGAAGGCACTCGTTCAGAGGCATAGACGATTTTGCGATAAGGCTCATCGGAAACAAGGAAAATGGAACGCCCTGCAGCGCGGCTCTTTCGGCGTAACAATTCGCCCAGCTCTTTCAATTCATCCGCGCGGTAAATCTGCCCCGTGGGATTGTTCGGGGAATTGATAAGGACCACCTTGGTCTTGAGACCTATAGCTGTTTCAAGGGCGTCCAAGTCCAGGGAAAAATCGGACCTGGTAGGCACCGTTTTCAAAACACCGCCATGATTTTCCGCGTAAAAACCGTATTCGACAAAAAACGGTGCCGGCACCACCACTTCATCTCCGGGGTTAAGCAAGGCTTTGAGGATCACGTTAAGAGCCCCGGCGGCTCCGCACGTCATGATCACATGGTCTGCGCTGAGCTTCACACCGTGTTCTCGAGTGAGATAAGCGGCGAGTTTTTCACGGGTTTGAGGCAACCCGGCGTTCGGCATGTAACTGTGAAGGGATGCCGCACCGTTTTCAATGACACGAAGCAGAGCCTCTTTTACCGAAGGTGGTGGCGGCACGTTAGGATTCCCGAGGCTGAAGTCAAAGACCTTGTCGGCTCCGTAAATTTGCTTCAACCTGGCTCCTTCCTCAAACATCTTGCGAATCCATGAGGCTCTATCCATGTAACTGCGCATCTGATGCGATATGCTCATGAAGCCCCCTCCTGTTGAGTCAAAGCGTTGAAATGCGTCCTACTGCTAGCAGAAATAACGTAGACACTCAAGGTTTCCCTTTCCCAGGTGTACACTTTGAAGGGGGCCTGAGATTTCGGGGAAAAATGGGGACCGTAAACCAAAAGGGTGCCGGTCCAGTCCTTAATTTTCCGCCATAGCGCCTCAAGAGGCTTGTCAGGGTAAATGTAAAGAAGATCAAAAGGATCGAGCCGAAGCTGCAAAAAATCGGCGCAGACAAAAGCGGTTCGGCTTTCCAGGCCCAAAGCTCGTGCATTCATCTGCGCCTCTCGGCATAGATCCCAGTCGGCCTCGATGCCCGTTGCTTGGCAATAATGGGCCGCACAGCACACCGCCACACCGTCTCCGCATCCGAGGTCCGCGAACCGGTGATGCTTTGCCAAACCCAGCCTTGGAAAAAAAGAAACCAGCGCTTCAGGACGAGCGGTCGCCCATGCCCCCAGAGATGTCAGTTTGTAGGCGCCTCCCTTTTGCTCGTAACGTTGATAACGTTTTTTAAAGTAGTCCAGAAATGGCTTGAGGCGCTCCGAGGTCTGCAATGAGCTCACTTTTTTCCCCCGACCACGCTGTGGTTTTGATAAATTCCTGGAGCTACGGAGGTCAGGGGCAAGACGAGGCATCGTTTGCCGAGGATTGTTCCAGGGTTCGTGACGGCGTTGCAACCGATTTCGGTGCCGTCCCCGATGATCGCTCCCAGTTTACGCCGACCTGTGTCCACGGCGCCGTTTTCGGTCCAAATACGAACGTTATTGCCCTTGATCTTCAGGTTGGCCAGTTTGGTTCCGGCACCAAGGTTGACATCCTTTCCTAAAATGCTGTCTCCCACGTACGCAAAATGCCCGGCCTTGGCACCGTCCAGAAAAATACTGCTTTTGACTTCGGTGGTGTGCCCCACCACGCAGCGATCCCCTACCAGACAGGTGCCTCGAATATAGGCCCCTTGACGTATTTCCGTGCCATTTCCGATGATGGTCGGCCCTTTGATCAGAGCTCCCGGTTCCACCACCGTGCCCTTTCCCAACTGGACACCAGCGTCCATAAAAACACAGCCGGCATACAGCACGGTCGCTTCCGAAGTCTTTTGCCCGCGCACGAGCACGTGAAATGTTCCTTTACCTACATCACCTCCCAGGATTTCAAAACCATCGAACCAGATGCGACCGTCGTAAAGCACCACCGTTTGAGGTAAAGGGGTGCCATAGAGATTCAGCCCGGTTAGGGAAGGTTTCAGGTGTTTTTCCAGATAGCCTTTGAGGCGCGAGAGGGTTTCCCACACAGGGAGTTCTGAGGCGAAAACATCGCGGTGAGAAAATGCCTCAAGATCAAAGAATGCGGAAGCTTCCAGTCTTTCCATAGCTTATTCCTTTTTGGAGGCGAAATGCCTGGTGTGCTCGATCTTGATGCACTTGTTCATGACTACCTGCAGGCCGGCTTGTCGAGCCTTTTCCGCCGAATCATTATGACACAGTCCCAATTGCATCCAGACCGCCTTGGCACCCACTTGGATGGCTTCATCCACAATGCCGGGAATCGCTTCGATGTTTCGAAAAATGTCCACAACGTCTATAGAAACGGGCACCGAATTCAGGTCCGGATAACATGGTTCTCCCAGCACTTCCTTGTACTTGGGGTTGACCGGAATCATGGTGTAACCGTGTTCCTTGAGGTATCGAGCCACCTTGTGGCTGTCCCGATCTTCCTTGTGGGATATCCCTACGACGGCGATGGTTCGAGCCGTTTCCAAGAGTTTTTTGATTTCGGGATCTGGAAGGTTTTCGCGGGGAAGTTCACATTCAGTCATGGAGCACCTCCTTGTTCATGGACATTCTTTTTCACATTACGGTTTTTCAAGATACCAATCGTTTCGGCTGAGGCATTCACAGCCTGTGGCGGTGACTCGCACCATGTTTTCCAGCCGTACACCGCCGAGACCCGAGATGTAGATCCCCGGTTCGACGGTGAGCACCATGTTTTCCTGAAGGACCACGGATGTTTTTTTTCCGTATCCCGGTTTTTCGTGAACGGCAAGTCCAATGCCATGCCCGAGTCCATGACCGAAGGCGGCCCCATAGCCGGCTCGATCGATGATGCCTCGAGCCACACCGTCGACGTCATGGGACGACACCCCGGCACGGATGGATTCCATGGCCGCCACTTGAGCTTCTCGAACGATCCGGTAGATTTCCCTAAGCTTTTCGGAAACCTTGGACCCAAGCCAAGTTCGAGTCATGTCCGAACAGTACATGGCATATCGAGCGCCCAGATCCAAAATCACAGCGTCTTCTTCGCTGATGCGTCGATTCGTGGGCACCGCATGAGGCAAAGCGCCGTTGGGCCCGGAAGCCACAATAGGCGGAAAAGAAACAGCTTCCGCTCCCGCTTCTCGAAGCCCCTTTTCAATGGCCCAAGCCACTTCCTTTTCCGTACACCCCGGACTCAGTTCTTCCCAAATCTTTTCAAAGACGGATTCCGTCAAGCGCAATGCCCGGCGCATTTTTTCGATTTCTTCATCCGTCTTGATCATACGAAATTTTTCCACCAAGGAATCTTCTCCCCACAATTCCCCCTGAGGCGACACTTCGTGAAGAGCTTGCTGGAGCTGGCGAAAGCGTTCCCAGGTCAGATGATGAGCTTCCACGCCAAGGCGGCGCACCTGAAAAGACCGTAAAAGATCGGGAAGCACCTGGGTCCAGCCTTCTCGATAGATCACCAGTTCATACCCTAAAGCTTCCGAAGCGGCCTGTTCTTCATAGCGAAAATCTGTAACCAAAGCCTGCCGGTCCATACCAATGAGAAGTTGGCCTGAACTTTCGGTCAGGTTCATGTCTTCGGCTTGGAATCCACTGAGATAGTAGCGATTTTCAGGGACAGTGATGAGTACCGTATCCAGAGAGAGGCTTTCCATGGTCGTTCTCAGCGCGTGAAGGCGGGAGGCGAAAGGTTCCGGAATCATGAGTCTCCTTTCTTGGCTTGTGAGCGCCGTGTCGATACAATGTGACCGCAGGTCCTCTTGACTAAGAGCCTGTCTGAAAACTCGCAATAGCAAGGTTTAATGGTGTTTCCGGGTTGGGGCGAAGCGGCGCCCCGCGCCTACGAGCGTCAAACTTTACGGGATTGACTCGGTTTCGGACCTCGATGAAGCAGGGTGTCTTGACAGAACCCTCTGGGTCCATTAATCAGAATCGTCTCGTGTTTCCCTATTTCTACCCCCTTTGGTCAGAGGGGGCGTATGAGGTGCGGCCATGTATGCACGCATGCTTGTTTTACGTTTTCCCAAAGAGATTGTCGACAAGCCTATCGTGACCAATCTCGTGCGCAATTACAACCTTTCCTTTAACATTCTCAAGGCCCAAATCTTTCCACGCAAGGAAGGGCTTATGGTTATGGAGCTGCGGGGGAATCGCAAGGATTACGAGCGTGGCCTGCAGTACCTAAAAGATATCGGCGTGATCGTGGAATCCATCGCGCAAGGGATTCGCCGTGATGAGGAAAAGTGTTATCAATGTGGAGCGTGCACCGCGGTGTGTCCAACCGGAGCCTTGCACATCAAAAGGCCTGAGATGGAAGTCTTGTTTGATGCGGAAAGATGCAGTGCTTGCGAACTCTGTGTCAAAACCTGTCCGGCTCGTGCCATGATCGTCCATTTCGATCAGAAAATGACCTTGGAGGTCTGAGTCGTTTCTCAGGAACAACCTATCGTCCACTGCAAGCTTACTTCAAGGAGGGTTCTCCCGATGAACTACAGCGATATTGTCATGGACCACTTCATGAACCCGAGAAATGTGGGCGAAGTGGACAATCCTGACGGCATCGGCCAGATCGGTAATGTGAACTGCGGCGATATCATGCGCATGACCATCAAAGTGGAAAACAATCGTATAGCCGACGTCAAATTCAAAACCTTTGGGTGTGGCGCCGCCATCGCCGTCAGTTCCATGGTGACGGAAATGGCAAAGGGCAAAACCCTGGATGAAGCCGTTCGTATCAACCGGGACGATGTGGCCCAAGCTTTGGGTGGGCTTCCCGAAAAAAAGCTTCATTGTTCCAACCTGGGAACGGACGCTCTTAAAGCCGCCGTGAACGACTACTGGAGAAAAAACGGGCAGCCGGAAAAAGTGGTGCCCTTGGAAGATGAGCACCTGGAGCAGGAAACAGAACCTCAGCATGCGTGTTGCCATAGCCCTGAGCGGGGGGATGGACAGTCTTCGGGCCGCATGGCTTCTTAAGGAGGCCGGCCATGACGTCATGGCCTTTCACATGCGGCTTCCCACCTTCGGTTCCACGGACGCCCACGAAACCGACCATCAAAGGGAATCCCGCCTTCGTGCCTTGGCACACAGGCTGGGTATCCCTCTTGTGATGGTGGACTGCCGCCACATTTTTCACCGTGAAGTGATCGATCCTTTTCTTCGAGCCTACGCTGAAGGGCTGACTCCAAACCCCTGCGTTTTATGCAATCCTACCGTTAAATTCGGGTATCTTTTGGATCATGCCCTGAAAGCTGGAGCCGAGAAATTAGCTACGGGCCACTATGTGCGTTTACAGGCTCCCGACAGCCCCTATGGACGTTATGCCCTCCTGTGCGGTATGGATTCTCAAAAAGATCAATCCTACTTTCTTTACGGGTTGACACAAAAACAGCTCTCTTGCGCCCTTTTCCCTCTCGGCCGTGAAACCAAGGAATCCACGCGTCAGTGGGCCGAAAACCATGGCTTTCATGAGCTTCTTCCCGAGGAAAGTCAGGAAATCTGCTTTATTGCCTCAGGAGACTATCGCCGTTTTATTCAGGAGCATTGGCCGCAAGCCACCCTGCAAGGGGAAGGCCCCGTTCGGGATGCTTCCGGGGCGGTTATCGGTCGTCACAAAGGTCTTTATCGCTACACGGTCGGGCAACGCCGGGGTATCGATATCCCATCTTCGGAGCCCTACTACGTCCTGGCGCTGGATCCCAAAACCAACACTCTCTGGGTGGGTCGATCCAAGGATCTCCTATGTTCGAAAGCCTTAGTGGACCGGGTAAACTGGGTTTCCATAGATCCTCCAAAGCAGCCCCTGCGTGCTTGGGTACGAATTCGTCATCAACATCGGCCTGCTTCGGCCCTACTGCTTCCTCAGGAAAACGGAACGGTTCAAGTGCACTTTGATGTGGCGCAACGAGCCGTCACCCCAGGGCAGGCTGCTGTTTTTTACGATCGAGACAGGGTCCTGGGAGGGGGTGTTCTGCAGCCAAAGAGGATGGAGTCTTGAGGTAATGCGCTTCGCTTTGGAGACACTGGGCTGCAAGGTGAACCAGTACGAGAGTTCGGCCTTTCTTGAGAGTTTTCTGGAAAACGGGTGGAAGCTCGTGTCTTTTTCAGAAAAAGCCGACCTCTACGTGGTTCACGGTTGCTCGGTGACCAACAAGGCGTCCTATCAGACACGGCAGCTGTTACGCCGTGCCTTTCGCACAAACCCCAAGGCACACATCGCCGTCGTGGGTTGTGACGCACAAATCCACTGGCAAAGGTATGCTCAAGAACATTTGGCAACCCACATTGTGGGTTCCGACGAAAAATTTACGCTGCGTTCCTTTCTCGAAATGCCGGGCACACTGCAACAACCGTTTATCGCCGTCAGTGATTCTCGAAGTTACGGCCCCATGCCTCCTCTTGCAGTAAAAACCATGATAGCCGATCGCAGCCGAGCCTTTTTGAAGATTCAGGACGGGTGCGATGCCTACTGCACGTACT encodes the following:
- a CDS encoding ASKHA domain-containing protein, which translates into the protein MSPSIRVTFQPENKTVSADPGDTLLDVAGLAGIYINSLCGGQGVCGKCRLKVVQGSVDFSSKGVGFLDRKEVDAGYVLACQAKLVDQDLEVWIPPESRQEEEQILMVDHIVQYTAPEVLEEHGLSPSPFIPYFNPLCSKIFLQLPEPSLKDNLSDLERIYRELNRKYPDVKWEADFSCLKNLARLLRENKWQVTALAHMLDPHCYHLRALEPGDTSRRSYGVAIDVGTTTIVTQLVDLRTGQIRAVEASHNQQARYGEDVISRMVFACGRGGIDPLKNAVVTTINSLVHSLVTAAGISHADIIAFVAAGNTTMTHLLLGLEPCTIRLEPYIPTAARFPWVRAADVGLVGHPEAMLHCMPCVSSYVGGDITAGVLACGMNDKPELSALIDIGTNGEIVIGNNEWLVCCSASAGPAFEGGGTKCGMRATKGAIQKVRIHGHEVSYETVGGGRAKGICGSGLIDLMAELVAEGIIDQSGKFIRFDHPHVQVVDGVPEFVVAFPHESETAEAVAITQDDIGNLMKSKAAVLAAMKILLENLGMRFVDLERIYVAGGFGAHLDIQKSIRIGLLPDVPLDRVQFIGNSSVAGARQCLLSTHAFRKAGAIARQMTYFELSVHPGFMNEFIAALFLPHTDMELFPSVKTMLAERRKAVAAGL
- a CDS encoding CoA-binding protein encodes the protein MTECELPRENLPDPEIKKLLETARTIAVVGISHKEDRDSHKVARYLKEHGYTMIPVNPKYKEVLGEPCYPDLNSVPVSIDVVDIFRNIEAIPGIVDEAIQVGAKAVWMQLGLCHNDSAEKARQAGLQVVMNKCIKIEHTRHFASKKE
- a CDS encoding Xaa-Pro peptidase family protein, whose product is MIPEPFASRLHALRTTMESLSLDTVLITVPENRYYLSGFQAEDMNLTESSGQLLIGMDRQALVTDFRYEEQAASEALGYELVIYREGWTQVLPDLLRSFQVRRLGVEAHHLTWERFRQLQQALHEVSPQGELWGEDSLVEKFRMIKTDEEIEKMRRALRLTESVFEKIWEELSPGCTEKEVAWAIEKGLREAGAEAVSFPPIVASGPNGALPHAVPTNRRISEEDAVILDLGARYAMYCSDMTRTWLGSKVSEKLREIYRIVREAQVAAMESIRAGVSSHDVDGVARGIIDRAGYGAAFGHGLGHGIGLAVHEKPGYGKKTSVVLQENMVLTVEPGIYISGLGGVRLENMVRVTATGCECLSRNDWYLEKP
- the mnmA gene encoding tRNA 2-thiouridine(34) synthase MnmA: MRVAIALSGGMDSLRAAWLLKEAGHDVMAFHMRLPTFGSTDAHETDHQRESRLRALAHRLGIPLVMVDCRHIFHREVIDPFLRAYAEGLTPNPCVLCNPTVKFGYLLDHALKAGAEKLATGHYVRLQAPDSPYGRYALLCGMDSQKDQSYFLYGLTQKQLSCALFPLGRETKESTRQWAENHGFHELLPEESQEICFIASGDYRRFIQEHWPQATLQGEGPVRDASGAVIGRHKGLYRYTVGQRRGIDIPSSEPYYVLALDPKTNTLWVGRSKDLLCSKALVDRVNWVSIDPPKQPLRAWVRIRHQHRPASALLLPQENGTVQVHFDVAQRAVTPGQAAVFYDRDRVLGGGVLQPKRMES
- a CDS encoding NIL domain-containing protein, producing MYARMLVLRFPKEIVDKPIVTNLVRNYNLSFNILKAQIFPRKEGLMVMELRGNRKDYERGLQYLKDIGVIVESIAQGIRRDEEKCYQCGACTAVCPTGALHIKRPEMEVLFDAERCSACELCVKTCPARAMIVHFDQKMTLEV
- the nifU gene encoding Fe-S cluster assembly scaffold protein NifU; this encodes MNYSDIVMDHFMNPRNVGEVDNPDGIGQIGNVNCGDIMRMTIKVENNRIADVKFKTFGCGAAIAVSSMVTEMAKGKTLDEAVRINRDDVAQALGGLPEKKLHCSNLGTDALKAAVNDYWRKNGQPEKVVPLEDEHLEQETEPQHACCHSPERGDGQSSGRMAS
- a CDS encoding SPOR domain-containing protein; translated protein: MPKKSVFVPKAGMRQNSSMAPKVLLGRIFIALSIGVVFVLLLSLIWRQNAQPPIGDDKDAGKPIVYKEIPKTTVPQPQVVSLEKVVTSEMPKPEVTASSPEPETKTSGQGTPAISPPPSGSDGSPMVSVQGKSSKTTTSPPVSESAVKTPSQPQTPASMPPKPPEARVPASSWIYAVQVGAYSKKENAQEALERLKKMGFTPQISPFNHPKLGPLYAVRVAPFASQGEAQKAAEKIAAVENEKPIIVKTPASH
- a CDS encoding class I SAM-dependent methyltransferase; the encoded protein is MSSLQTSERLKPFLDYFKKRYQRYEQKGGAYKLTSLGAWATARPEALVSFFPRLGLAKHHRFADLGCGDGVAVCCAAHYCQATGIEADWDLCREAQMNARALGLESRTAFVCADFLQLRLDPFDLLYIYPDKPLEALWRKIKDWTGTLLVYGPHFSPKSQAPFKVYTWERETLSVYVISASSRTHFNALTQQEGAS
- a CDS encoding pyridoxal phosphate-dependent aminotransferase, with product MSISHQMRSYMDRASWIRKMFEEGARLKQIYGADKVFDFSLGNPNVPPPPSVKEALLRVIENGAASLHSYMPNAGLPQTREKLAAYLTREHGVKLSADHVIMTCGAAGALNVILKALLNPGDEVVVPAPFFVEYGFYAENHGGVLKTVPTRSDFSLDLDALETAIGLKTKVVLINSPNNPTGQIYRADELKELGELLRRKSRAAGRSIFLVSDEPYRKIVYASERVPSLFQCYENALIATSFSKDLSLPGERIGYVALHPEADDQAALQGAMILANRILGFVNAPALMQWILPDLLEESVDVALYRAKRDRLLDGLRRAGYTCFEPPGAFYLFPASPLQDDVAFVKLLVEEKILAVPGSGFGGPGYFRLAYCVDDQTIEGAFPGLARAMEKARSMR